The genomic region CACGACCATCAGGTCATGACCGTTGAAGGCGCCAACGATGTGGGGCGACCAATGGGCACTGAATTGCGAAAGCTTTTCGGCCAGGTTTATCGGGGTCATGGGAAAGCCTCCGGGCTGCGTAACGCGACGATAAGGCCGGAGGCATCGGAAGCGCAAACGGTGGACAGGGTGTCCGCTCCTCGTTCGACTTCGTCTCCTCGTCGCGAAGGGCGGGCGACGAGTGACGAAGTCATCGAGGAGCACAGGGTCAGAAGTCGAAGATGTCCGACAGGAAACTTTCCTTGCGCTTCTTCTTGTAGCCACGGCGATAGTCATCATCGTCGTCGTCATCGCGGCGGCGGCGGTCGTCATCGCGGTAGCCCTGCGGTGCGCTGCGGGGTTCCGGCTGATAGACGGGGGCGGCCTGACGCTGCATGGGCGGCGGCGGCGGTGCGGCGACGGGTGCCGCAGCCACAGGGGCGCTGCCGCCAAGCGAGCGCTCGATGATCTTGTCAAGCTCACCCCGGTCAAGCCAGACGCCCCGGCACTTGGGGCAATAGTCAATTTCGACCCCGCCGCGATCAGCCATCACAAGCGTTTCATTGTCTACCGGGCAGCGCATCCTGTTCTCCATTCCAATTGCTTGCCGCTTTAGATGGGGTCGCAAAGCGGGGCCGCAAGGGTCGCAAAGGCGCTTGCGCGAAATGCCGCGAAGCCGCAGAAAGGGGGCGAGCCGTGGCGATGGCGTCGCCACAGGGGCTTTTGCCCCGACGCTTGCGGGCTGCCCGCTACCGTCCTGTACGCCGGGACCTTTCGGGGTCCCAGAAGCGCACCCCGTGACGGAGGTCTGACATGCCACTGAACCGACCCGAGATGTACCGTTTCCACAACGGCGAGAAGGCCACCCTGCCCTTTGCCGCCGAGGAATATGCCGACCGGCTGGACGGCCTGCGCGAGATCATGGCGATGCATGATCTGGATGCGGTGGTGCTGACATCCATGCACAACGTCGCCTATTATTCGGGGTTCCTGTACTGCACCTTCGGGCGTCCCTACGCTTGCGTCGTGACCAAGACGGAGTGTGTGACGATCTCTGCGGGCATTGACGCGGGCCAGCCCTGGCGGCGCAGCATTGGCGACAACATCACCTATACCGACTGGACGCGTGACAATTTCTGGCGCGCGGTGGCGTCTGTGACCGGGACGGGCAAGGCGGTGGGCTGTGAGGCCGACCATCTGACGATGGACCGGGCCGAGAAGTTCAACACCTTCCTCAAGCCCAAGCGCGGGGTGGATGTGGCCCCGGCCACGATGCACCAACGGATGACGAAATCCCCCGCCGAGATTGCGCTGATCAAGCATGGGGCGAATGTGGCCGACGTCGGCGGCTATGCGATCCGCGAGGCGATCAAGGTGGGTGCGACGGAACTTGAGGTGTCCATCGCCGGGCGGGACGCGATGGAGCGCGAGATTGCCAAGCGCTTCCCGGATGCCGAGTATCGCGATACCTGGGTGTGGTTCCAGTCCGGCCTGAACACCGATGGCGCGCATAACCCGGTGACGAACCGCAAGCTGCAGCATGGGGATATCCTGAGCCTCAACTGCTTTCCGATGATTTCCGGCTATTACACCGCGCTGGAGCGGACGCTGTTTGTCGGAGAGGTGGACGATGCCAGCATGAAGGTCTGGCAGACCAACATCGACAGCCATGAATTCGGGATGAAGCTGCTGCGGCCGGGGGCGTCCTGCGCCGAGATCACCATGAAGATCAACGCCTTCCTGGCGGAGCGGCAGATGCTGCAGTACCGGACCTTCGGCTATGGCCACAGCTTCGGCATCCTGTCGCACTACTATGGCCGCGAGGCGGCGCTGGAGCTGCGCGAGGATATCGACACGGTGCTGGAACCCGGGATGGTGATCAGCATGGAGCCGATGCTGACGATCCCCGAGGGGATGCCGGGGGCGGGGGGATATCGGGAGCATGACATCTTCGTCGTGACCGAAGATGAGCCGGAGGATATCACGCATTACCCCTATGGGCCTGCGTTCAACGTGGTGGGATAGGGGTTCGGGCCGGGGAAAACCCCCGGCCCCGACACTCAGGCGCGTTTGATCAGGCGGATCAGGAACAGAAGGATCACGGCGCCGATCGTGGCTGCGATGATCGCGCCAAGGATGCCGCCGCCAAGGCTGATGCCAAGGCTGGGCAAAAGCAGGCTTGCGACAAAGGCACCGACGATGCCGACGATGATGTTGCCAAGCAGGCCGTAGCCGTAGCCCTTGACGATCTGGCCAGCCAGCCAGCCTGCGACCGCGCCGATGATCAGCGTGATGATAAGTGCTTCAATGCCCATGGAAGTTCCTTTTTTGCCGCTTCCAGAATGGAGCGATGCAAGACAACGCACAGAATCGTGAGCGGTTCCGCCTGCGCGGGATGTTTCTGGTGTGGCGGACCAGACCCGATTCTGGGGACCGATTCTGGAGCTATGCGCCAGCGGTCAGGCCAAAGCACCATGCCTGTGGTGAATCCGGGGGGATTCGTCACCCAAGTGCCGAAACCTGCGGAAAGATTCGACAATCTTAACGGTTTAGACTTGACGCAGACCCATGCGCGTGGCGCAAGCTGCGGCCAACTGCCACAAGAAATTGAGTCTGCCAAGTGTCCCAATCCCTTGCCCGGATCTTCGCGATCCTTGCCCTGCCATTGCTTGCCGCCTGCGCGGGAAGCCCACGCACCGACGACGCCCCGGCCGCCGTGCCAGGCTATGAGGGTATCCAGGACGGTGAGTTTTTCATCGAGCCGGTGCCGGAGCGGTTCTTGGCCGGGGGCAACCAGAAGCAAGAGGTGGCCTTTGCGGGTGACGAGGCGCCGGGAACGGTTGTCGTCGATACCTTTGCGCGCAAGCTGTACTTCGTGATGGAGGGTGGCCGCGCGATGAGCTATCCGATCGCCGTAGGGCGTGAGGGGCTGTCGTTCCGGGGTACCGGCGTGGTTGGGCGCAAGGCGGAATGGCCGTCGTGGCAGCCGACCGCCAACATGATCCGCACCCGGCCTGACCTTTATGCCGCCTATGCCGGCGGCTTGCCCGGTGGTCTGCAGAACCCGCTTGGTGCGCGCGCGCTGTATCTGTACCGCGGTGGACGCGACACGATGTTCCGCATTCATGGCACGTCCGACGCCGCATCAGTCGGCTATGCCACCAGCGCGGGCTGCATCCGGCTGTTCAACCAGGATGCCATCGACCTTTACAACCGCGTGCCGAACGGCGCCCGCGTGAAGGTGCGGACCGAGGCGGAAAGCCTTGCCGCCGAAGGGCCGCAGATGGAAGACGCCTATGGCCGCGTGGTTCCGGCAACGCCCGAGAACATGACGAAGAAGGAAAAGGACCTGGTCCTGATCGCCCGTCAGGCCGAAAAGGACCGTGCCGCCGCCGAAAAGGCCGACCGGAAGCGCCTTGCCGCCTGCAAACGCCGCGGGATCACCCCGGACGATTGCCCCGGCCCGGAACTGCCCGATGCGGTGGTGACGGTCGGAACGTCGGACACCTCTACGAACGGATGACGTAGTCTTTCAGGGTGGTTTCGATCACCTCCCACACGCCTTCAAAGCCGGGGCGGATGATGTAGCTGTCCCCCGCCCGCAGGTGGGTGACACTGCCATCTGTGCCCGTCAGGACCGAATGGCCGGAGTGGATGTAGACATATTCCCATTCGGCATAGGACACGCGCCAGGCACCGGGGGTGGATTGCCAAAGGCCGGCGTAAAGGCCGCCCGCATCCTCAAGATTCCAGGTGCTGTGGACGGGGTCACCCTTCAAGACCTTCGCGGGATCGGGGCGGGTAACTTCGGGCGGGGTTCCGTCACGGGTGACGCGTTGCAACAGCTGCATGATGTGTCCTTTCGCTGGGCGCATTGGGGCGGGTCGCGGGGCCGCCGTCAAGGCTTGGCCTGACGCTGCGCTGCGGCGCAAATTTGTTGCGGTGGCAGGGCGCATGTGCCCATATGGCGGGCAGATTGCGAACGGCCCAAGGAGATATCTGATGAGTGCGACCTCGCCCGTGCGCCCGGTGCTGCCGCCAGATATCCGTGCCCGCAAGGGGGGCGTGCCGCTGGTGGTGCTGACCGCCTATTCCACGCCCGTGGCCCGGCTGGTTGATGCGCATTGCGATGTGGTGCTGGTCGGGGATTCGGTGGGGATGGTGATCCATGGCCTGCCATCAACGCTGGGCGTGACGATGGAGATGATGATCCTGCATGGCCGCGCCGTGGTGCGCGGGGCGGCCAAGGCGATGCCGGTGATCGACATGCCCTTCGGCAGCTATGAGGAATCGCCAGAACAGGCCTTTCGCAACGCCAGCCGCCTGATGGCGGAAACCGGCGCCCCGTCGGTCAAGCTTGAGGGCGGGGTGCATATGGCGGAGACGATTGCCTTTCTGACGGCGCGGGGCGTGCCGGTGATGGCGCATGTCGGGCTGACGCCGCAGGCGGTGAACACGCTGGGTGGCTACAAGGTGGTGGGCCGGGATGCCGAGGCCGCCAAGGTGATGGCCGACGCCAAGGCGGTGGAGGCGGCAGGGGCGTTTTCGGTGGTGCTGGAAAAGGTGCCGATGGGGCTTGCCGGCAACATCACCAAGGCGCTGACGATCCCGACCATCGGGATCGGCGCGGGCAAGGATTGTGACGGGCAAGTGCTGGTGGTCGATGACATGCTGGGGCTGTTCACCGACTTTCGCCCCAAGTTCGTCAAGCGCTATGCCGAATTGGGCAAGACCGCGGATGATGCGATTGCCGCCTATGCCGCCGAGGTGCGGTCGGGCACGTTCCCGGCGGAGGAGCATTCCTTTCCCGACGCCCTGCCCCCATCCAAAGCGGTGAAATCTTGACGCCGATCCTGCGGACCGTTGCCGATCTGCGCGCTCTGGCCCGCGGCTGGCGGGCAGCGGGCGAGGTGATCGGCGTGGTCCCGACGATGGGGGCGCTGCACGACGGGCATCTGTCGCTGGCCCGCCGGGCGCGCGCGGAATGTGACCGGGTGATCACCACGATCTTCGTGAACCCCAAGCAGTTCAACAACCCGGAAGACCTGAAGAAATATCCCCGCAGCGAGGAAGCGGATGCCGCCTTGCTTGCGACAGTCCCGGTCGATGCGATCTTCGCGCCGCCGGTGGAGGAGGTCTATCCTGAAGGCTTCATCACCAACGTCACGATGCAGGGCGTGGCGCAACCTTTGGAAGGCTACATGCGGCCGGGCCATTTTGACGGCGTGGCGACGGTTGTGACCAAGTTGTTTGGCATGACCCTGGCCGACAAGGGTTACTTCGGCCAGAAGGACTGGCAGCAGTTGCAGGTCGTCCTGCGTCTGGTGCGCGACCTGAACGTCCCGGTCGAGGTTGTGGGCTGCGAAACGATCCGCGAGACGGACGGGCTGGCGATGAGCTCCCGCAACGTGCGGCTGACCACCGAGGGCCGCGCCAAGGCGCCGATCCTTTACGCGGCGATCACGGCGGCGGCGACAGATATTCGCGCAGGCCACGCCGACCGCATGGCCATCCGCGAGGCGGCCGAAACCATGCGCAAGGCGGGGTTCGAGCGGGTGGAATACATCGAGTTGCGCGATGCCGAGACGCTGATGCCCTCGGACGACCCCCGCCGCCCGCGCCGGATGCTCGCCGCCGCCTGGATCGACGGTGTGCGGCTGATCGACAACATCCCGGTGTGACGGGCGGTTTTTAAAAGGAGCGCTGCCGCGCATGCCTTTTGTCTCGTCGTCGGGCTTCGCCTCCTCCTCGGCTGACGAGGGGCGCCGCCCCTCGAGCTCCCCGGGATATTTGTCGAAGAGAAAGCCGACAATCCGCACTTGGCGAGGGGGGAAACATGCTGCAAGACTTGGGCCGCTGGATATGACGAAAAACTGGCGCCGGGATGATGTAATTCTTTGTTACATCACTAAGTGATAGAAACGCTATTCAACGGAGGGCGCGATGGCCGATTTCGAGACGCAGATCAAGGAAAGTCAGGCTCAGGTCGCTGAGGCGCAGGCGAAGATCAGTGCCATTACCGGCCGGATCGAGGCGGCGCGGTCGAAGCTGGATCAGGGCATCACGCTGGACGTGGAAAACGCCACGCTGGAGGATGTGCACAAGCACACCGACCTGATGAACGCGAATATCGCGGAACTGATCATGGGTCTGGACGATGTGACGGCAGGCTTTTCGGCCGAGTTCGCCGAGATGCGGTCGAAGACGGGGATGGAAAGCTTTATCGGCATCTTCTCCAACGCCAAGGCGGAATCCATGCGGCAGGAGCGGATGCGGTCAGCCTCCGTGGATGACAAGCTGCAGGACCTGATCGCGAAGTCGGACGTGATCGTGAAGCTGTTGCAGGGGCAGTTGGACCTTCTGAACACCCAGAAGACACGGGTGGAGACCAACCTTGCCGGCACCCTGACCGAACGCGAGGAAACCGTCTTTGCGCTGGAGGCGGTGCGGACGGAAGTCGCCGCACTTGATCCCAA from Tabrizicola piscis harbors:
- a CDS encoding zf-TFIIB domain-containing protein yields the protein MRCPVDNETLVMADRGGVEIDYCPKCRGVWLDRGELDKIIERSLGGSAPVAAAPVAAPPPPPMQRQAAPVYQPEPRSAPQGYRDDDRRRRDDDDDDDYRRGYKKKRKESFLSDIFDF
- a CDS encoding aminopeptidase P family protein, producing MNRPEMYRFHNGEKATLPFAAEEYADRLDGLREIMAMHDLDAVVLTSMHNVAYYSGFLYCTFGRPYACVVTKTECVTISAGIDAGQPWRRSIGDNITYTDWTRDNFWRAVASVTGTGKAVGCEADHLTMDRAEKFNTFLKPKRGVDVAPATMHQRMTKSPAEIALIKHGANVADVGGYAIREAIKVGATELEVSIAGRDAMEREIAKRFPDAEYRDTWVWFQSGLNTDGAHNPVTNRKLQHGDILSLNCFPMISGYYTALERTLFVGEVDDASMKVWQTNIDSHEFGMKLLRPGASCAEITMKINAFLAERQMLQYRTFGYGHSFGILSHYYGREAALELREDIDTVLEPGMVISMEPMLTIPEGMPGAGGYREHDIFVVTEDEPEDITHYPYGPAFNVVG
- a CDS encoding GlsB/YeaQ/YmgE family stress response membrane protein — translated: MGIEALIITLIIGAVAGWLAGQIVKGYGYGLLGNIIVGIVGAFVASLLLPSLGISLGGGILGAIIAATIGAVILLFLIRLIKRA
- a CDS encoding cupin domain-containing protein; its protein translation is MQLLQRVTRDGTPPEVTRPDPAKVLKGDPVHSTWNLEDAGGLYAGLWQSTPGAWRVSYAEWEYVYIHSGHSVLTGTDGSVTHLRAGDSYIIRPGFEGVWEVIETTLKDYVIRS
- the panB gene encoding 3-methyl-2-oxobutanoate hydroxymethyltransferase yields the protein MSATSPVRPVLPPDIRARKGGVPLVVLTAYSTPVARLVDAHCDVVLVGDSVGMVIHGLPSTLGVTMEMMILHGRAVVRGAAKAMPVIDMPFGSYEESPEQAFRNASRLMAETGAPSVKLEGGVHMAETIAFLTARGVPVMAHVGLTPQAVNTLGGYKVVGRDAEAAKVMADAKAVEAAGAFSVVLEKVPMGLAGNITKALTIPTIGIGAGKDCDGQVLVVDDMLGLFTDFRPKFVKRYAELGKTADDAIAAYAAEVRSGTFPAEEHSFPDALPPSKAVKS
- the panC gene encoding pantoate--beta-alanine ligase, which codes for MTPILRTVADLRALARGWRAAGEVIGVVPTMGALHDGHLSLARRARAECDRVITTIFVNPKQFNNPEDLKKYPRSEEADAALLATVPVDAIFAPPVEEVYPEGFITNVTMQGVAQPLEGYMRPGHFDGVATVVTKLFGMTLADKGYFGQKDWQQLQVVLRLVRDLNVPVEVVGCETIRETDGLAMSSRNVRLTTEGRAKAPILYAAITAAATDIRAGHADRMAIREAAETMRKAGFERVEYIELRDAETLMPSDDPRRPRRMLAAAWIDGVRLIDNIPV